A stretch of Coregonus clupeaformis isolate EN_2021a chromosome 37, ASM2061545v1, whole genome shotgun sequence DNA encodes these proteins:
- the LOC123482734 gene encoding neurofilament medium polypeptide-like: MNRGYATTLKNEFGSVPRSSESFFDFSNQFTGVLTKMNEKELLHGLNDRFAGFIEKVRHLEHQNQLLEREIEEIKQKAQSPASLAQEHEPELMDLRKRVNDITLQKRQIEIEHQNLEEDFLTLRDKYEQEARDRSDAENGILVLKKDANDAYLAKLQLDKKAQSLVDEIHFLKKNHEDEVSEMVAKIQEAQVTVKAHDFGKPEITAALRDIRAQLEGHAASDIQQAEEGFRVQFAKLTKAAESNREALKATQQEIQENRRCLQGKNIELDCGKGTREALEKQLHELEERHYVEMIHYQDTIRQLENELTNAKLDMSGYLREYQDLLNVKMALDVEILSYRKLLEGEESRLYTISDTHISMPCIYNQPPVYTLPCLARQGGPTRRSVPQYKFVEEIITETTREVEMSEIEETGSEETGSEETGSEETVGGQGEELRQKQGEERDKADRRSGEEEDEEKEKDGSKVDLEVDAPEEKGEQEEESKRQQMETSAEVAMNGDGVNPSEGEDGEEGDDEREVEKGDEPDEVKKTEDIDRGEKTPSEVKSAEATRKGEKEKLDTTEELDTKKKETFEKDDAPKHDESKPEVPMNGDSSTEPKTGSSIKGEPQVPMEDISKESKKVSEERKKGSHLKEKKEIDLKEESASTEQQQDSPKESSIKERKKVDLTEQSAPTLEQKRDQKERRESDQPQ; encoded by the exons ATGAACAGAGGATATGCGACGACGCTGAAGAACGAATTCGGATCCGTTCCGAGATCATCGGAGAGCTTTTTTGATTTCTCAAACCAATTTACCGGGGTGTTGACGAAAATGAATGAGAAAGAACTGCTCCATGGGCTGAACGACCGTTTCGCCGGATTCATAGAGAAGGTGCGTCATTTGGAGCATCAAAATCAATTGCTCGAGAGGGAAATCGAGGAAATCAAACAGAAGGCACAGTCCCCTGCGTCTCTGGCCCAGGAGCACGAGCCGGAGCTTATGGATCTGAGGAAACGAGTTAATGACATCACCCTTCAGAAGCGTCAGATCGAGATAGAGCATCAGAACCTGGAGGAAGATTTCCTCACCTTGAGAGACAAGTACGAGCAGGAGGCGCGTGACCGCTCGGACGCAGAGAACGGCATCCTTGTGCTGAAAAAGGACGCCAACGATGCATACCTCGCCAAACTTCAGTTGGACAAGAAAGCGCAGTCTCTAGTGGACGAGATCCACTTCCTGAAGAAGAACCATGAGGACGAGGTATCGGAGATGGTGGCCAAGATCCAAGAGGCTCAGGTAACGGTCAAGGCGCACGACTTTGGCAAACCCGAAATCACTGCGGCTCTCCGGGACATCCGTGCACAGTTAGAAGGTCACGCTGCCTCCGACATTCAGCAGGCGGAGGAGGGCTTCCGTGTCCAGTTCGCAAAGTTAACCAAAGCggcagagagcaacagagaggcgCTGAAGGCGACCCAGCAGGAGATCCAGGAGAATAGAAGGTGCCTGCAGGGAAAAAATATTGAACTGGACTGCGGGAAAGGAACGAGAGAGGCCCTGGAAAAACAACTACACGAGCTGGAAGAGCGTCACTATGTGGAAATGATTCATTACCAG GACACTATCAGGCAGCTGGAGAATGAGCTGACCAATGCTAAACTAGACATGTCTGGCTACCTGAGAGAGTACCAGGACCTGCTGAATGTCAAAATGGCTTTGGATGTGGAGATTCTCTCTTACAG GAAACTCCTGGAGGGTGAGGAGTCCCGTCTGTACACCATCTCTGACACCCACATCTCCATGCCCTGCATCTACAACCAGCCCCCCGTCTACACCCTGCCTTGCCTGGCCCGGCAGGGAGGTCCCACACGCAGATCTGTGCCCCAGTACAAGTTTGTAGAGGAGATCATAACTGAGACCACCAGAGAGGTGGAGATGTCCGAGATCGAGGAGACAGGCTCCGAGGAGACAGGCTCCGAGGAGACAGGCTCCGAGGAGACGGtcgggggacagggagaggagctGAGACAGAAGCAGGGAGAAGAGCGTGACAAAGCTGATAGGAGGAgtggggaagaggaggatgaagagaaagagaaagatggaAGTAAAGTGGATCTTGAAGTGGACGCCCCAGAGGAAAAGGGTGAACAGGAGGAAGAGTCTAAGAGACAGCAGATGGAAACATCAGCAGAGGTAGCGATGAATGGAGATGGAGTTAACCCTAGCGAGGGAGAAGATGGAGAGGAAGGAGATGACGAAAGAGAGGTGGAAAAGGGGGATGAGCCAGATGAAGTAAAAAAGACAGAGGACATTGACAGAGGTGAAAAAACACCAAGTGAAGTCAAATCAGCTGAGGCCACCCGTAAGGGAGAGAAGGAAAAACTGGACACAACCGAGGAGCTAGACACCAAGAAAAAGGAGACATTCGAAAAAGATGACGCCCCAAAACATGACGAGTCCAAACCAGAGGTTCCCATGAACGGTGACAGCTCAACAGAACCCAAAACAGGAAGTTCAATAAAGGGTGAACCACAGGTCCCCATGGAGGACATCTCCAAAGAATCCAAAAAGGTGTCAGAGGAGAGAAAAAAAGGAAGTCATTTAAAAGAGAAAAAAGAGATAGATCTGAAAGAGGAGAGTGCCTCAACAGAGCAACAGCAGGATAGCCCAAAAGAAAGTtccatcaaagagagaaaaaagGTAGATCTGACAGAGCAGAGTGCCCCAACACTGGAGCAGAAACGTGATCAGAAGGAGCGCAGAGAGTCAGACCAACCTCAATAG